One genomic region from Pongo abelii isolate AG06213 chromosome 4, NHGRI_mPonAbe1-v2.0_pri, whole genome shotgun sequence encodes:
- the SMIM15 gene encoding small integral membrane protein 15 — MFDIKAWAEYVVEWAAKDPYGFLTTVILALTPLFLASAVLSWKLAKMIEAREKEQKKKQKRQENIAKAKRLKKD; from the coding sequence ATGTTTGATATAAAGGCTTGGGCTGAGTATGTTGTGGAATGGGCTGCAAAGGACCCATATGGCTTCCTTACAACCGTTATTTTGGCCCTTACTCCACTGTTCCTAGCAAGTGCTGTACTGTCTTGGAAATTGGCCAAGATGATTGAGGCCAGGGAGAAGGAGCAAAAGAAGAAGCAAAAACGCCAAGAAAACATTGCAAAAGCTAAACGACTAAAAAAGGATTGA
- the SMIM15 gene encoding small integral membrane protein 15 isoform X1, whose protein sequence is MTLQLSGYSRGWGLSSNRPRGAKAKVPNCFRTAPRVLKPLHASSPTTWSPQDVAVSGSSLERSPPGCRHPPRAASPAAPRKSQRCPTPAPTNSRSQDPHSNGAAGNWPLDFLTPGWRLRSPVGGTQRPRLPPSCFRSGANCTEFKPSLRCVQ, encoded by the exons ATGACCCTCCAACTGTCCGGCTACAGCAGGGGATGGGGGTTGTCTTCCAATCGACCTCGGGGGGCAAAAGCAAAAGTCCCTAACTGCTTCAGAACCGCTCCTCGAGTCCTGAAGCCGCTCCACGCCTCCTCGCCCACCACTTGGTCCCCGCAGGACGTGGCAGTCTCGGGCTCCAGCCTGGAAAGGAGCCCGCCCGGGTGCCGTCACCCGCCCCGCGCGGCCTCACCTGCCGCTCCCCGGAAATCTCAGCGCTGCCctacccccgcccccaccaaCTCGAGGTCCCAAGACCCACACAGCAATGGCGCAGCCGGAAACTGGCCCCTAGACTTCCTCACGCCCGGCTGGCGGCTCAGGTCGCCTGTGGGCGGGACGCAAAGGCCGCGACTTCCGCCTTCCTGCTTCCGGTCTGGCG CCAATTGTACAGAATTTAAACCGTCTCTCAGATGTGTACAGTAG